The genomic stretch AATGGATTTATACGAATCTGTCAGTGATAATTTTAAAAATTTACATAAGTATTTTTTTAACACATCATTCAAAGCTTCTGGCGATAAAATCGATGAGCTCGTAACAACCGTTTGCTACAACGAATTTGAACCTAAAAGCATAAACGGCAATCACATGTTTGTATTGCTAATCAAAAACAATGATTAACGTCCGTCACATTCTAAGCCTATCCGGTGGCAAAGATAGTGCTGCATTAGCTGTATACTTGCGAGATAAGATTCCTGAAATGGAATACATCTTTCATGACACTGATAAAGAACTGCCCGAAACGTATGAGTATCTATATAAGCTAGAGGCCATTCTGGGAAAAAAGATAACCTACACCACCTCTGAACGTAGCTTCGACAAATGGCTTAAAGTCTTTGGCGGGATGATCCCATCCAACCATCGTCGGTGGTGTACCAAGATGCTCAAAATTCGGCCATTTGAAGACTATGTTGGCGATGACATCGTCATTAATTATGTTGGATTACGTGCGGATGAACGCCGCGATGGATATATTAGCCCCAAACCCAATATTACAGCCGTTCATCCCTTTAAAGAGGATGGTCTTGTTAAGGCTGACATTATCAATATCCTAGAAGAATCCGGTTTGGGTTTACCTGGTTATACCGAGTGGGGACGTTCTAGATCTGGCTGTTTTTTTTGTTTCTACCAGCAAAAAATCGAATGGGTACGACTTAAAGAAAAGCACCCAGACCTATTTGAACAGGCAAAGGCCTACGAATATGCGAACAACAAAAATGGGAACCCGTTTTATTGGAATAAAAATGAATCATTGGCGCAACTAGAGAAGCCAGCTCGCATGAAGCAAATTGTAAAGAACTGGGAAAAAAAGCAACTATTAAAGAAAAAAAACGCCGCGAATCAACCTCTTGCTCAAGTCCTCGGGGGACTAGGCCAACACGAAGAGCCTGAGCGTGAAGGTTGCCTTATTTGCGGCGTATAAAATTCGTTAGACTACTTAAAGAGCAACTTCTTTGCACCATAGCCAACGGCAAGTAGCAAGATTATATCGCCAACACTTATTCCGCCGCTCGCATTCTTATTAACAGGGGCAGTTTTCACGCTAGATTTATTAAAGGAAAAAAACTTCTTTTCGAGCGAGGTGTTGGTGTCTAACTGGCCAGCTACAAAGTACTCTTGATCGGCAAAAAACACATATGAGACACCGCTGTTATTCTGTGCACTTTGGTATTTTATTCCAAAAACCCGCCGGCCGTCTTTTTCAAATAAGTACTTAAAATATTCAGTCATTATCTGTGTTGGGACATACTCAACATGTTCCCGGCCATCCTTTTCGATAGGCCGACGAAACTCGGACAAAAAACCTTTCATAAAAATAGCGGCTACACGATTATCCCTACTCTCATGGTCAAAAATGCTCGGGACCTCAAATCCATCTGTGAGATCTAGAATTGTCGCGTCTTTCAAAAGTCCAAATTCGCCAACAGAGGCGATCCCCTTAGACTTATTCCCAGAAGCAGCCTCAACAATTGCAGTTTGCACATCGCCCGCTGCGTAAAACATCACAACACCTGCCGGACTCATCCGATTAGCAAACTTAGCAAATTCAACGGGAGGAGGGCCGAGCTCCTTAACAGACGCAAAGGTATCTTTGTCATGCACTCTTGCCCGAAACACTATTTCGCCAGCTTTCATTGTTTTGAGCAGTCCTAAATCGAAGCAATACTCGGCTACAGACTCCAGAATGTCGCATGAGGAGGTAGCGTCTTGCGTTCCGTAACCATATGGATCCCTTTGGGGTTGTAAAGTCCCCCATCTTAGGACCACCTAGGAGTAGAAACTTCCAGCCGTTTTTTCGAGGTTGCCCAGAGGGCAGGGGGTACCCCCTGCCCTCTGGGCAGCAAATTCAATTGGCGTCATGTTGCCGAGAGATTCATGAGGCCGTTCCTCATTGTACTCCCGGATAAATTCTTCAGTACAACGGCGGACTTCACTCAAGCTGTTGAAGATATACAAGTCCAAAACCTCCTCTCTATATGTCCTGTTGAATCGCTCTACGTAGGAGTTTTGCGTTGGCTTGCCCGGTTGGATCAAGTCCAGTTCAACGCCATGCTCTTCAGCCCATACAGCCATGGCCGAACTGACAAACTCCGGCCCGTTATCCATCCTGATCCTTTCAGGATAGCAATTACGCTCCTCTGCGACACGATCTAGAACTCTGGTCACTCGTCCCGCCGGAAGATTGGTGTCGATTTCAACAGCCAGCACTTCACGGTTGTAATCATCAACAGCGTTGAAAGTCCTGAACGCTCGTCCGCTGTATAGCGTGTCGCGCATGAAGTCGATCGACCAGCAATGGTTTGCCGACAACGGTTGTGCCACCGCAATTCTTGGTCCTTTCGGACGGCGCTTCTTTGACTTGCGCTTCAGGTTCATCTTCAGCAAGCAATACACTCGCCATACCCGTTTATGATTCCAGAGCTTGCCCTGTTTTCGAAGGACAGCGAAGAGCTTGCTGAAACCCCATGTCGGCTTTTTCTCGGCCAGTTCGATCAACGCTGCAACCACTTCGCTGTCATCACGAGGGTGCGGCTTGTAGGCGTAGTAACTTCGGCTAACCTTCAAAGCCGCGCATGCCTTGCGAATGCTCATCTCGTGTTCGTTGACCATGTGCGAAACGAGCTGCTTGCGTTCAACTGGCCTCAGAGCTTTTTTTCGATGATATCCTTAAGAGCGGTGTTTTCAAGGCTGAGGTCGGCAAACATCTGCTTGAGCTTGCGGTTCTCAGCCTCAAGGTCTTTCATCCGCTGGATATCGGATGCTTCCATGCCGCCGTATTTCGACTTCCATTTGTAATAGGTGGCATTGCTGATGCCGTGCTCACGGCATACGTCCTTGACGGTCCTACCGCCTTCTACGGACTTCAGGATCTTGACGATCTGATACTCACTGAATCTTGATTTGCGCATAAGAAACTCCTGGCTCAGTTTGGGCCAGAAGTCTCTACTTTGCAATGGACCTATTATACGGGGACTTTACAGGGTAATTTAAAAAAAACATAACGAGATTTATGCTTTACCTCTCGACAAAAGCAATCCCAATAGTATTGTATTTCAACCTCTGGGTTTGGATTTGCAAAGTCCTTCAA from Pseudodesulfovibrio profundus encodes the following:
- a CDS encoding phosphoadenosine phosphosulfate reductase family protein; this translates as MINVRHILSLSGGKDSAALAVYLRDKIPEMEYIFHDTDKELPETYEYLYKLEAILGKKITYTTSERSFDKWLKVFGGMIPSNHRRWCTKMLKIRPFEDYVGDDIVINYVGLRADERRDGYISPKPNITAVHPFKEDGLVKADIINILEESGLGLPGYTEWGRSRSGCFFCFYQQKIEWVRLKEKHPDLFEQAKAYEYANNKNGNPFYWNKNESLAQLEKPARMKQIVKNWEKKQLLKKKNAANQPLAQVLGGLGQHEEPEREGCLICGV
- a CDS encoding RES family NAD+ phosphorylase, translating into MKAGEIVFRARVHDKDTFASVKELGPPPVEFAKFANRMSPAGVVMFYAAGDVQTAIVEAASGNKSKGIASVGEFGLLKDATILDLTDGFEVPSIFDHESRDNRVAAIFMKGFLSEFRRPIEKDGREHVEYVPTQIMTEYFKYLFEKDGRRVFGIKYQSAQNNSGVSYVFFADQEYFVAGQLDTNTSLEKKFFSFNKSSVKTAPVNKNASGGISVGDIILLLAVGYGAKKLLFK
- a CDS encoding IS3 family transposase (programmed frameshift) → MRKSRFSEYQIVKILKSVEGGRTVKDVCREHGISNATYYKWKSKYGGMEASDIQRMKDLEAENRKLKQMFADLSLENTALKDIIGKKALRPVERKQLVSHMVNEHEMSIRKACAALKVSRSYYAYKPHPRDDSEVVAALIELAEKKPTWGFSKLFAVLRKQGKLWNHKRVWRVYCLLKMNLKRKSKKRRPKGPRIAVAQPLSANHCWSIDFMRDTLYSGRAFRTFNAVDDYNREVLAVEIDTNLPAGRVTRVLDRVAEERNCYPERIRMDNGPEFVSSAMAVWAEEHGVELDLIQPGKPTQNSYVERFNRTYREEVLDLYIFNSLSEVRRCTEEFIREYNEERPHESLGNMTPIEFAAQRAGGTPCPLGNLEKTAGSFYS